In one window of Candidatus Methylomirabilis sp. DNA:
- a CDS encoding aminotransferase class I/II-fold pyridoxal phosphate-dependent enzyme, whose product MTRSRVAAKTRIFTESVIREMTRLAEQHDAINLAQGFPDFPAPAEVKEAAVAAIRADVNQYAITWGARGLREALAAKVKWSAGLEVDPEREITVTCGSTEGMIAALMGIIDPGDEVVVFEPFYENYGPDAILSGA is encoded by the coding sequence ATGACCAGATCCCGGGTTGCCGCCAAGACCCGCATCTTCACCGAGTCGGTCATTCGCGAGATGACCCGCCTGGCGGAGCAGCACGACGCGATCAATCTGGCCCAGGGTTTCCCCGACTTCCCGGCGCCGGCCGAGGTGAAGGAGGCAGCCGTCGCCGCCATCCGGGCCGACGTGAACCAGTACGCCATCACCTGGGGGGCCCGGGGGCTTCGGGAGGCGCTCGCGGCCAAGGTGAAGTGGTCGGCGGGCCTCGAGGTGGACCCGGAGCGGGAGATCACCGTCACCTGCGGCAGCACCGAGGGGATGATCGCCGCGCTCATGGGGATCATCGACCCGGGGGACGAGGTCGTCGTCTTCGAGCCCTTCTACGAAAACTACGGTCCCGATGCCATCCTCTCCGGGGC